The following are encoded together in the Xanthomonas vesicatoria ATCC 35937 genome:
- a CDS encoding M13 family metallopeptidase: MPTIRPLALALGFSLITLLSAPDADAARKKKAAPKAPAVSAACTDFYDYANAGWLKANPVPQAGAVTALGQLSERALQQQRELLDASMKAPQGNVQKLLGDFWASGLDEAAVEKDGSNPIAPLLSRIDAIKKAKDVPASIAALHQVGIPVGFNFGPDVDLKALDRHIGYFMQGGMGLPDPAFYTRTDADTQALMGRYRAYVKQILALTGTPADKLDADAASVLQIETALARSAQSVQGINNPFNNYAPIATKDLTKQYKNLRLADFLEAQGVKDDLVSMADPAMFKQLDSMIVSIKPDQWKAYLRWRVGDAMAPYLSKSFHDAEYQFRGRLLRGDALPPQRWQQVLDAINVAAGPMLGREYVARYLSSDTRRQAEAIADQVRDAQLAALERTGWGNGEAVAEAKAKLTAMKIEVGAPRRDLDYTVQPMGRGSFGGNMLIASTWRHREEMKRIGKGNADRRWDVLPQQPAVAYDIAQNRLIVTAAVLQAPVLTTGSTAAAQYGAYGALVAHELTRAIDAKGSLVDAKGELRSWWTPAEKSSWTQLTGKVANQFAAYPYPGVPNVKVNGAQTAEENLADLAGIELAWQAFSKAQPAATEADKQAFFTAWAGLWAQQLSPNEAVQRASADIRAPGQWRTNGPLSNLPEFGAAFSCKAGQPMQRVEADQIKIWR, from the coding sequence ATGCCCACCATTCGCCCGCTTGCCCTCGCTCTTGGCTTCAGCCTGATCACGCTGCTGTCCGCTCCCGACGCCGACGCCGCTCGCAAGAAGAAGGCAGCCCCCAAGGCGCCGGCCGTGTCTGCGGCCTGCACCGATTTCTACGACTACGCCAACGCCGGTTGGCTCAAGGCCAACCCGGTCCCGCAGGCAGGCGCTGTCACCGCGCTGGGTCAGTTGTCCGAGCGCGCCCTGCAGCAGCAGCGCGAGCTGCTGGACGCGTCAATGAAGGCCCCGCAGGGCAACGTGCAGAAGCTGCTCGGCGACTTCTGGGCCAGCGGCCTGGACGAAGCCGCCGTCGAAAAGGACGGCTCCAATCCGATCGCTCCCCTGCTGTCGCGCATCGACGCGATCAAGAAGGCCAAGGATGTGCCCGCTTCGATCGCCGCGCTGCATCAGGTCGGTATCCCGGTCGGCTTCAACTTCGGCCCGGACGTAGACCTGAAGGCGCTGGACCGCCACATCGGCTACTTCATGCAGGGCGGCATGGGTTTGCCGGACCCGGCCTTCTACACCCGCACCGACGCCGACACCCAGGCGCTGATGGGCCGCTACCGCGCCTACGTCAAGCAGATCCTGGCGCTGACCGGTACCCCGGCCGACAAGCTCGACGCCGATGCCGCCTCCGTGCTGCAGATCGAAACCGCACTTGCGCGCAGCGCGCAGTCGGTGCAGGGCATCAATAACCCGTTCAATAACTACGCCCCGATCGCCACCAAGGACCTGACCAAGCAGTACAAGAACCTGCGCCTGGCCGACTTCCTGGAAGCACAAGGCGTCAAAGACGACCTAGTGTCGATGGCCGACCCGGCGATGTTCAAGCAGCTCGACAGCATGATCGTCAGCATCAAGCCGGACCAGTGGAAGGCCTATCTGCGCTGGCGCGTGGGCGATGCGATGGCGCCGTACCTGTCCAAGAGTTTCCACGATGCCGAGTACCAGTTCCGCGGCCGTCTGCTGCGCGGCGATGCTTTGCCGCCGCAGCGCTGGCAGCAGGTGCTGGACGCCATCAACGTGGCCGCTGGCCCGATGCTGGGTCGCGAATACGTCGCGCGCTACCTGAGTAGCGATACCCGCCGCCAGGCCGAGGCCATCGCCGACCAGGTCCGCGATGCGCAGCTGGCCGCGCTGGAGCGTACCGGCTGGGGCAATGGCGAGGCAGTTGCCGAAGCCAAGGCCAAGCTGACCGCGATGAAGATCGAAGTCGGCGCACCGCGACGCGATCTGGACTACACCGTGCAGCCGATGGGCCGCGGCAGCTTCGGCGGCAACATGCTGATCGCCTCGACCTGGCGTCACCGCGAGGAAATGAAGCGCATCGGCAAGGGCAACGCCGACCGTCGCTGGGACGTGCTGCCGCAGCAGCCGGCGGTGGCCTATGACATCGCACAGAACCGCCTGATCGTCACCGCTGCCGTGTTGCAGGCACCGGTGCTGACCACCGGCAGCACCGCAGCGGCCCAGTACGGCGCCTATGGTGCGCTGGTGGCGCACGAGCTCACCCGCGCGATCGATGCCAAGGGTTCGCTGGTCGACGCCAAGGGCGAGCTGCGCAGCTGGTGGACGCCTGCCGAGAAGAGCAGCTGGACTCAGCTGACCGGCAAGGTGGCCAACCAGTTCGCGGCTTACCCGTATCCGGGCGTGCCCAACGTCAAGGTCAACGGCGCGCAGACCGCCGAAGAAAACCTGGCCGACCTGGCCGGCATCGAACTGGCATGGCAGGCCTTCAGCAAGGCGCAACCTGCGGCCACCGAGGCCGACAAGCAGGCCTTCTTCACGGCCTGGGCCGGCCTGTGGGCACAGCAGTTGTCGCCGAACGAAGCGGTGCAGCGCGCCAGCGCCGACATCCGCGCACCCGGCCAGTGGCGCACCAACGGCCCGCTGTCCAACCTGCCGGAATTCGGTGCAGCCTTCAGCTGCAAGGCCGGCCAGCCGATGCAACGCGTGGAGGCAGACCAGATCAAGATCTGGCGCTGA
- a CDS encoding M13 family metallopeptidase — protein MPLLKTSTLAMALLVALAGCKPANDSHAPKQTAMPAAATPAPAAVPTLDISALDASTSACQDLDNFVNEKWRKANPIPADRTSWGVSDILVEQSLLTQREIAENAAKQTGAQTDPVASKIGMLYASGMDEVAIEAAGDQPIRPQLDAIAALSSGKQIADYITSRYAEGDGQVFNFGAGANFRKADMQIAFANEGGLGLPTKEYYSAAEYAPIREAYLDYIAKSFELTGTAKDAARAQANDVLALETRLAAASLTRVDARKPENQYHFVSLAEADKLTPHFSWTQFFAAQGVDAGAGFSLSHPRFFAEFDRQLASAPIAQWQAYLRFHTIDDASKQLSKAFVDNNFAFYGKTLSGQPEQQPRWKRVLRTVNASMGEGLGQLYVAKVFTPEAKRRAGELVDNIRAALKTRIENVDWMSAQTRDKALAKWETFLPKIGYPDTWRDWSGLEIVPGAYYRNLQAASKFNYRYDIAQIGKPTDRTRWVTTPQTVNAYYDPSTNSINFPAGILQPPFFDAKADDALNYGGIGAVIGHEATHGFDDQGSQFDGAGNNVNWWTPQDREAFEQRAEALVKQFDAYAPLPDRPDLHVNGKLTLGENIADLGGTNVAYDALQSALRAHPERAASIDGYTPDQRFFLGFALSWRGQVREQQQLVYLASDPHAPDHLRANASPSNMPQFAQAFSCKQGDSMVRPDKDRVVIW, from the coding sequence ATGCCGCTGCTCAAGACCTCCACCCTCGCCATGGCACTTCTGGTCGCTCTGGCCGGCTGCAAGCCTGCAAATGACAGCCACGCCCCCAAGCAAACGGCCATGCCGGCAGCAGCAACGCCCGCGCCGGCGGCCGTGCCGACGCTGGACATCAGCGCACTGGATGCGTCCACCAGCGCGTGCCAGGACCTGGATAACTTCGTCAACGAAAAATGGCGCAAGGCCAATCCCATTCCGGCAGATCGCACCAGCTGGGGCGTCAGCGACATATTGGTTGAACAAAGCCTGCTCACGCAGCGCGAGATCGCCGAGAACGCCGCCAAACAGACCGGCGCACAGACCGATCCGGTGGCCAGCAAGATCGGCATGCTGTATGCGTCAGGCATGGACGAGGTCGCGATCGAGGCTGCGGGGGATCAGCCGATCCGGCCGCAACTCGACGCCATCGCCGCGCTGAGCTCCGGCAAGCAGATCGCCGATTACATCACCAGCCGCTATGCCGAAGGCGACGGGCAGGTCTTCAACTTCGGCGCTGGCGCCAATTTCCGCAAGGCGGACATGCAGATCGCCTTCGCCAATGAAGGGGGCCTAGGCCTGCCGACCAAGGAGTACTACAGCGCCGCCGAGTACGCGCCCATCCGTGAAGCGTATCTGGACTACATCGCCAAGTCGTTCGAGCTCACCGGTACCGCGAAGGACGCAGCGCGCGCCCAGGCCAACGATGTGCTTGCGCTGGAAACGCGCCTGGCAGCGGCCTCGCTGACCCGGGTCGATGCACGGAAACCAGAGAATCAGTATCACTTCGTCAGCCTGGCCGAGGCGGACAAGTTGACGCCGCACTTTTCCTGGACGCAATTCTTCGCAGCCCAAGGCGTGGACGCGGGTGCCGGATTCTCGTTATCGCACCCGCGCTTCTTCGCAGAATTCGACCGCCAGCTCGCCAGCGCACCGATTGCGCAATGGCAGGCCTATCTGCGCTTTCATACCATCGACGACGCATCCAAACAGCTCAGCAAGGCCTTTGTCGACAACAACTTCGCGTTCTACGGCAAGACCTTGTCCGGCCAACCCGAACAACAGCCACGCTGGAAGCGCGTACTGCGTACCGTCAATGCCAGCATGGGCGAAGGCCTGGGCCAGCTCTACGTGGCCAAGGTCTTTACTCCCGAGGCAAAACGGCGCGCCGGCGAACTGGTCGACAACATTCGCGCTGCACTCAAGACGCGTATCGAGAATGTCGATTGGATGAGCGCGCAAACCAGGGACAAGGCCCTCGCCAAGTGGGAAACCTTCCTTCCCAAGATCGGCTACCCCGATACCTGGCGCGACTGGTCCGGGCTAGAGATCGTTCCCGGCGCCTATTACCGCAACCTGCAGGCGGCGTCCAAGTTCAACTATCGCTACGACATCGCCCAGATCGGCAAGCCCACCGACCGCACGCGTTGGGTGACGACCCCGCAGACCGTCAACGCCTACTACGACCCCAGCACCAACTCCATCAACTTTCCGGCAGGCATCCTGCAACCGCCGTTCTTCGACGCCAAGGCGGACGATGCGCTGAACTATGGCGGCATTGGCGCCGTCATCGGGCATGAAGCCACGCATGGCTTCGACGATCAGGGCAGCCAGTTCGATGGTGCAGGCAACAATGTCAACTGGTGGACGCCGCAAGATCGCGAGGCCTTCGAGCAGCGGGCCGAAGCGCTGGTCAAGCAGTTCGATGCCTACGCCCCCCTGCCCGACCGCCCCGACCTGCACGTCAATGGCAAGCTCACACTGGGCGAAAACATCGCAGACCTGGGCGGCACCAATGTCGCCTACGACGCCCTGCAGAGTGCATTGCGCGCGCATCCCGAGCGGGCCGCCAGCATCGATGGCTATACCCCGGATCAACGCTTTTTCCTGGGCTTTGCACTGAGCTGGCGTGGGCAGGTACGCGAACAGCAGCAGCTGGTCTATCTGGCCAGCGACCCGCATGCGCCCGACCACCTGCGCGCCAATGCCTCGCCATCCAACATGCCTCAGTTCGCGCAGGCGTTTTCGTGCAAGCAGGGCGATTCCATGGTGCGCCCGGACAAGGACCGCGTGGTGATCTGGTAA
- a CDS encoding MGMT family protein, with amino-acid sequence MSKPRQPALSPLASAKSAATPASKPAAPSGEQVRLRILDVIRAIPAGRVAGYGEVAARAGLPGRARMVARVLSGNDDPDLPWHRVLRSDGRIALPPGSSGYDEQCQRLRAEGVPVVQGRVRRATAAQRLDAAVWGPS; translated from the coding sequence ATGTCCAAGCCTCGTCAGCCAGCGCTGAGTCCACTTGCATCTGCCAAGTCGGCCGCGACTCCTGCTTCAAAGCCGGCCGCGCCTTCAGGCGAGCAGGTGCGGCTGCGCATTCTTGACGTCATCCGCGCCATTCCTGCCGGACGGGTCGCCGGCTACGGCGAGGTCGCCGCGCGTGCCGGGTTGCCTGGCCGTGCACGCATGGTGGCGCGTGTGCTCAGTGGCAACGACGACCCTGATCTGCCCTGGCATCGCGTCCTCCGCAGCGATGGCCGCATTGCCTTGCCGCCCGGGTCATCGGGCTATGACGAGCAATGCCAACGCCTGCGTGCCGAAGGGGTGCCGGTGGTGCAAGGGCGGGTCCGCCGCGCCACGGCTGCGCAGCGTTTGGATGCGGCCGTGTGGGGTCCTTCATAA
- a CDS encoding NAD(P)/FAD-dependent oxidoreductase, whose amino-acid sequence MAAVREDVVVIGAGAIGLATALALVEAGRQVRVLDAGAIGAATSHGNCGTITPSHAPPLAAPGMITQALKWMLTPDAPLYIPPRLDPGLWRWLLRFAQRCNARDWQASAQARAALLHDARARLDDWVARYALDCEYRNDGLDYVFGDARRFAQYRDECAVLAQWGIQARVIEADDYLRQDPAFRTGIAGAIHFPGDAHLRPERYTAELARVLRSHGATIDEHCRVEGVLPDASGVRVQTEHGALQAREAVIATGPWSPLLAAQLGVRLPVQAGKGYSITYSAPSLMPRRPVVLKDRWVFVVPWRDRLRIGSTMEFSGRNTQLTPTRLAALERAAAQYLHAPCGPAVIERWYGWRPMTWDDVPVLGAAPACPHVWLAAGHGMLGISMSTASGKLMADLITGRAPALDPHPYRAERFA is encoded by the coding sequence ATGGCCGCCGTGCGCGAAGACGTGGTGGTGATCGGTGCGGGCGCGATCGGATTGGCCACCGCGCTGGCATTGGTGGAGGCGGGCCGTCAGGTACGCGTGCTCGATGCCGGCGCGATTGGCGCGGCAACCTCGCATGGCAACTGCGGCACCATCACGCCAAGTCATGCGCCACCGCTGGCGGCACCCGGCATGATCACCCAGGCGCTGAAGTGGATGCTGACCCCGGATGCGCCGCTGTATATCCCGCCGCGTCTTGATCCTGGGTTGTGGCGCTGGTTGCTGCGGTTTGCCCAGCGCTGCAATGCGCGCGATTGGCAGGCCAGCGCGCAGGCGCGTGCGGCGTTGCTGCACGACGCGCGTGCTCGGTTGGATGACTGGGTCGCACGCTATGCATTGGACTGCGAGTACCGCAACGATGGGCTGGATTATGTATTTGGCGACGCACGTCGCTTTGCGCAGTATCGCGACGAATGTGCGGTGCTGGCGCAGTGGGGGATCCAGGCGCGCGTGATCGAAGCGGACGACTACCTGCGGCAGGATCCGGCGTTTCGCACTGGGATTGCCGGCGCGATCCATTTTCCTGGCGATGCGCATCTGCGCCCGGAGCGCTACACCGCAGAGCTGGCCAGGGTGTTGCGCAGCCACGGTGCGACGATCGATGAACATTGCCGCGTGGAAGGCGTGCTGCCCGATGCATCCGGTGTACGCGTACAGACCGAACACGGTGCGCTGCAGGCGCGCGAGGCGGTCATCGCTACCGGGCCGTGGTCGCCGCTATTGGCTGCGCAGCTGGGCGTGCGCCTGCCGGTGCAGGCCGGCAAGGGCTATTCGATCACCTATAGCGCTCCCTCGCTAATGCCGCGTCGCCCGGTGGTGTTGAAGGATCGCTGGGTATTTGTCGTGCCATGGCGTGACCGGCTGCGGATCGGCAGCACGATGGAATTTTCCGGTCGCAACACGCAGCTCACGCCTACTCGCCTGGCAGCGCTGGAACGTGCGGCGGCCCAATACCTGCACGCGCCGTGCGGACCTGCAGTGATCGAGCGCTGGTACGGATGGCGGCCGATGACCTGGGACGATGTGCCGGTGTTGGGTGCGGCGCCGGCATGTCCTCACGTCTGGCTCGCAGCGGGGCATGGCATGCTCGGCATCAGCATGAGCACTGCAAGCGGAAAATTGATGGCCGACCTGATCACGGGCCGCGCACCTGCGCTGGACCCGCATCCTTACCGGGCGGAGCGATTCGCATGA
- a CDS encoding M13 family metallopeptidase, with product MTLTLAVAAALSGCKKSEDTAPAAPAGDAAATAPAAPKTLTLDQSKLPAVNQFTAADLDPNGNACTDLNAYANAKFLAANPVPGDRTSWGAFEMLDERSNAIQQQLAEQAAADTGATGVEKIVGDLWSTGMDEAKINAQGIEPLKPELAAIDAIGDQAKLVDYLRSSAAKGNNDLFSFGAEADFKKSSQNIAYAMQGGLGLPDPEYYTSAGNKAKLEAYQAHIAKVLELSGVAAADAAAQAKQVVAFETRLAKVSKTSTQMSRDASLAYNPISPADADKLTPNWSWTEFFKSQGVATPEMFSLAIPAFHQEVSKMIADTDPAIWRAYLRFHAVDGASPFLSQPFVDENFAFYNKTMRGQKEIKPRWKRVLATINGQAGETLGQMYVKVAFPADSKAKMETLVTNLRTALKARIEKLDWMSPETKAKAIAKWESFTPKIGFPDKWREWNGLATSRDSYLGNVLAAQEFNYKWNLSKIGKPVDKTEWGMSPQTVNAYYNPLQNEIVFPAAILQPPFFDPNAPEEMNYGGIGAVIGHEMTHGYDDQGSRFGADGNFIPDPGWWTQKDLDAFKGRTGKLVAQFDGYRTPAGDKVKGDLTLGENIADLGGLNTAYDAMKTATAGKDDPKTDGITRDQRFFLNWATVWRRNFTPEELVVRLKTDPHAPANFRAIGAPSNMPAFAAAFSCKAGDAMVRQGDKQVVIW from the coding sequence TTGACGCTGACCCTGGCAGTGGCGGCCGCGCTGAGCGGTTGCAAGAAGTCTGAAGACACCGCGCCTGCGGCCCCTGCGGGCGACGCTGCGGCCACCGCCCCGGCGGCCCCCAAGACCCTGACCCTGGACCAGAGCAAGCTGCCGGCAGTAAACCAGTTCACCGCAGCCGATCTGGACCCCAATGGCAATGCCTGTACCGATCTGAACGCCTACGCCAACGCCAAGTTCCTGGCTGCCAATCCGGTGCCGGGCGACCGCACCAGCTGGGGCGCGTTCGAAATGCTCGACGAGCGCTCCAACGCCATCCAGCAGCAGCTGGCCGAACAGGCGGCCGCCGACACCGGCGCCACCGGCGTGGAAAAGATCGTCGGCGACCTGTGGTCCACCGGCATGGACGAAGCCAAGATCAATGCCCAGGGCATCGAGCCGCTGAAGCCGGAACTGGCTGCCATCGATGCCATCGGCGACCAGGCCAAGCTGGTTGACTATCTGCGCAGCAGCGCCGCCAAGGGCAACAACGATCTCTTCAGCTTCGGCGCCGAAGCCGACTTCAAGAAGTCCAGCCAGAACATCGCCTACGCGATGCAGGGCGGCCTGGGCCTGCCGGATCCGGAGTACTACACCAGTGCCGGCAACAAGGCCAAGCTGGAGGCGTACCAGGCGCATATCGCCAAGGTGCTGGAGCTGTCCGGCGTCGCCGCCGCCGATGCCGCCGCGCAGGCCAAGCAGGTGGTCGCGTTCGAAACCCGCCTGGCCAAGGTCTCCAAGACCAGCACGCAGATGTCGCGCGATGCGTCGCTGGCCTACAACCCGATCTCGCCGGCCGATGCCGACAAGCTGACTCCCAATTGGTCGTGGACCGAGTTCTTCAAGTCGCAGGGCGTGGCCACGCCGGAGATGTTCTCGCTGGCGATCCCGGCCTTCCATCAGGAAGTGAGCAAGATGATCGCCGACACCGACCCGGCAATCTGGCGCGCTTACTTGCGCTTCCACGCTGTCGATGGCGCCTCGCCGTTCCTGAGCCAGCCGTTCGTCGATGAGAACTTCGCGTTCTACAACAAGACCATGCGTGGCCAGAAGGAAATCAAGCCGCGCTGGAAGCGCGTGCTGGCCACCATCAACGGCCAGGCCGGCGAGACGCTGGGCCAGATGTACGTCAAGGTGGCCTTCCCGGCCGATTCCAAGGCCAAGATGGAAACGCTGGTGACCAACCTGCGCACCGCGTTGAAGGCGCGCATCGAAAAGCTGGACTGGATGAGCCCGGAGACCAAGGCCAAGGCCATCGCCAAGTGGGAAAGCTTCACGCCCAAGATCGGCTTCCCGGACAAGTGGCGCGAATGGAATGGCCTTGCCACCAGTCGCGATAGCTACCTGGGTAACGTGCTGGCCGCGCAGGAATTCAACTACAAGTGGAACTTGTCCAAGATCGGCAAGCCGGTGGACAAGACCGAATGGGGCATGAGCCCGCAGACGGTCAACGCCTACTACAACCCGCTGCAGAACGAGATCGTGTTCCCGGCCGCTATCCTGCAGCCGCCGTTCTTTGACCCGAATGCGCCGGAGGAAATGAACTACGGCGGCATCGGTGCGGTGATCGGGCATGAAATGACCCATGGGTACGACGACCAGGGCAGCCGTTTCGGTGCCGATGGCAACTTCATCCCCGATCCGGGCTGGTGGACGCAAAAAGACCTGGACGCGTTCAAGGGCCGCACCGGCAAGCTAGTCGCGCAGTTCGACGGCTACCGCACGCCGGCGGGCGACAAGGTCAAGGGCGACCTGACCCTGGGCGAGAACATCGCCGACCTGGGCGGCCTCAACACCGCCTATGACGCGATGAAGACCGCCACTGCCGGCAAGGACGATCCCAAGACCGACGGCATCACCCGCGACCAGCGCTTCTTCCTCAACTGGGCCACGGTGTGGCGCCGCAACTTCACCCCGGAAGAACTGGTGGTGCGGTTGAAGACCGATCCGCATGCACCGGCCAACTTCCGCGCCATCGGTGCACCGTCGAACATGCCGGCCTTTGCCGCTGCGTTCTCGTGCAAGGCCGGCGATGCGATGGTGCGTCAGGGCGACAAGCAGGTTGTGATCTGGTAA
- the gorA gene encoding glutathione-disulfide reductase: MSARYDYDVVILGGGSGGLAAGFRAAKHGARVAIMEPNELGGTCVNLGCVPKKAMWLAADLAGKIELASALGFKVPRPTLEWQELVTHRQGYIANIHASYRRRLDEDGVVLIPQRGVLQDRHTIMGSDGVAVTAEHIVIATGAHPLRPSVEGAEHGEVSDDFFNLCHAPAHVAIVGGGYIAVEIAGLLQALGSRVHLYVQGDRLLERFDAELTLQLADNLRHLGVRLHFGFTTTGLERDAQGGLRVHGHPAHPREQGNDVFDKVFFAVGRRANTAGLGLDSVGVALGEKGEVVVDDGQTTTVPNIHAIGDVGGKVGLTPVAIVAGRKLMDRLFGNQPEARMDYEGVPSVVFSHPPLGHVGLTEEQARARYDGAVRVYRSNFRPMLHALADAPQRSLFKLVCVGDEERVVGLHLLGESADEMLQGFAVAVKMGATKRDFDETVAIHPTSSEEIVLMH; encoded by the coding sequence ATGAGTGCGCGCTACGACTACGACGTGGTGATCCTCGGAGGCGGTTCCGGCGGACTGGCGGCCGGATTTCGGGCGGCAAAACATGGCGCACGCGTGGCGATCATGGAGCCCAATGAGTTGGGCGGCACCTGCGTCAATCTTGGTTGCGTGCCGAAAAAGGCGATGTGGCTGGCGGCCGATCTGGCCGGCAAGATCGAGCTGGCTAGTGCGCTGGGGTTCAAGGTGCCGCGACCGACGCTGGAATGGCAGGAACTGGTAACCCATCGGCAAGGCTATATCGCCAACATCCACGCCAGTTATCGGCGTCGACTCGATGAAGATGGCGTGGTGCTCATTCCGCAACGCGGCGTGTTACAGGACCGCCATACGATCATGGGCAGCGATGGGGTTGCGGTGACGGCCGAGCACATCGTGATTGCAACCGGTGCGCATCCCTTGCGTCCAAGTGTGGAGGGCGCCGAACATGGCGAAGTCTCCGACGACTTCTTCAATCTCTGTCATGCGCCTGCGCACGTGGCGATCGTTGGCGGTGGCTACATTGCGGTGGAAATCGCCGGGCTGCTGCAAGCGTTGGGCAGCCGCGTGCATCTGTACGTGCAGGGCGACCGGTTGCTGGAACGCTTCGATGCGGAACTGACGCTGCAACTGGCCGATAACCTGCGCCATCTCGGCGTGCGCCTGCATTTCGGTTTCACCACCACCGGCCTTGAGCGCGATGCGCAGGGCGGGCTGCGGGTGCATGGCCATCCGGCGCACCCGCGCGAGCAGGGTAACGACGTGTTCGACAAGGTGTTCTTCGCCGTCGGTCGGCGGGCCAACACTGCAGGCCTGGGGCTGGACTCTGTGGGGGTAGCGCTGGGCGAAAAGGGCGAGGTGGTGGTGGACGACGGTCAGACCACCACGGTGCCCAATATCCATGCGATCGGCGATGTCGGCGGCAAGGTCGGACTGACACCGGTGGCAATCGTGGCCGGACGCAAGTTGATGGACCGGCTGTTCGGCAATCAACCGGAGGCACGCATGGACTACGAAGGTGTGCCGAGCGTGGTGTTCTCGCACCCGCCGCTGGGCCATGTCGGGCTCACCGAAGAACAGGCGCGCGCGCGCTACGACGGCGCGGTACGTGTGTATCGCAGTAACTTCCGGCCAATGCTGCATGCCCTGGCCGACGCACCACAACGTAGCCTGTTCAAGCTGGTCTGCGTGGGTGACGAAGAGCGCGTGGTCGGCTTGCATTTGCTTGGCGAAAGTGCGGACGAAATGCTGCAAGGCTTTGCCGTGGCAGTGAAGATGGGCGCCACCAAGCGCGACTTCGACGAGACGGTAGCGATCCATCCGACGTCGTCGGAAGAGATCGTTTTGATGCATTGA
- a CDS encoding rhomboid family intramembrane serine protease has protein sequence MPQLPPVTKALLIANIGLFLLQWALGDLGAGVLPSDSTLSWLMLWPISNGFDAFSPGASFMPWQLLTYAFLHGGFNHLFFNMLALFMFGAPLEQTWGQKRFLTYYLVCVAGAGLCQLLMAWFTHSGAPVVGASGGVFGLLLAYGMLFPNQRVMLLFPPIPMKARTFVIVFGAIELFLGATGWQPGVAHFAHLGGMLFGWLMIRYWRGQSPFGGSGGRKGGGGKGRKPPLRVVR, from the coding sequence ATGCCTCAATTGCCGCCCGTCACCAAAGCACTGTTGATCGCCAATATCGGGTTGTTCCTGCTGCAATGGGCTTTGGGCGATCTGGGGGCGGGGGTGTTGCCATCCGACTCCACCTTGTCATGGCTCATGCTGTGGCCGATATCGAATGGCTTCGATGCGTTCTCGCCGGGCGCCAGCTTCATGCCGTGGCAGTTGCTGACTTATGCGTTTTTGCATGGTGGTTTCAATCATCTGTTCTTCAACATGCTGGCGCTTTTCATGTTCGGCGCGCCGCTGGAGCAGACCTGGGGTCAGAAGCGTTTTCTGACCTACTACCTGGTGTGCGTGGCCGGCGCCGGTCTCTGCCAGCTGCTGATGGCCTGGTTTACCCACAGTGGTGCACCGGTGGTGGGCGCTTCCGGCGGCGTGTTCGGGCTGTTGTTGGCCTACGGGATGCTGTTTCCGAATCAGCGCGTGATGCTGCTGTTCCCGCCAATCCCGATGAAGGCGCGGACGTTTGTAATTGTGTTCGGCGCCATCGAATTGTTTCTCGGTGCGACCGGTTGGCAGCCGGGCGTTGCGCACTTCGCCCATCTGGGCGGCATGCTGTTCGGCTGGTTGATGATCCGCTACTGGCGCGGCCAGTCGCCGTTTGGCGGCAGCGGTGGCCGTAAGGGTGGCGGCGGAAAAGGGCGCAAGCCGCCGCTGCGCGTGGTGCGTTGA